taaaggATGATATTCACGGTTGTATTTGCATCGGTAGATTATGATTTGTATCAATGTTGGGATACCAGGACGGACAACCGGAAAATGAAAGAGTATTCAATAAACGTTTTATATCGTGGtagaaaatgtttttgaagaTTTGATAGCCCGCTTTAGGcgccttttatttattttatttgatatacgtatgtatgtacacatgtacatatataaattaatatttcggATGTTCTTAAGTGAAATTGGATTTGTAGAATAAGTATGGCTGTATTTATGCATTCCACACAACTGATGATTGAATTGCGCCcacatttattttttccattattacttttttcttttcaggtttattttgaatttaaatttgaaaatatatgacTGGGGCAGAAGAGCTTAAAGCTTTGGGTGTATTCAGTGCAATTTATCGTAGTACATTGCACAACACCACAGAACACCAGTtccttccaaaaattttaaatacgcgGGACACACATATTGTTTCTGTAGCATACTacaatatgtactatatgtgtCTTTCTGGCATGAACTGTGTCGATATACGTATATCCCGCTCTTTCCCCTGTATAGATATTAGCGTTGACATCTTCGACAAAGCAGCCAAAATCGCGATCGCGATAGCGTTCACGTCCACAACCTCTGAGACACTCTTCATGTTTCTTTCTGTTATAGCATTTTCCATCAAgaattatttggaaaaaaaagtttaagtttaaatataatatcatcctattttattttatagcatcAATAGGTGTTTATAAAGAAGGTTAGTACttgaattttatattgtttCTAAATAATTGAATATAAGTGCAGAGGACGGAATAAAATTATCAATGCTCTGCACGTGCTGGAAATCTAGTGAGATCAATGGTGCTGCGATCGGGAATGGTTGTGTCATATTTTTCCAATGGTGGTTTCAAGGAAAGATCAAACAGTTACTTAAATTGTCTTTAATCCTCTAGGTTCTAAAGAGTAGGttgtacaaaattaattaattaaaaatagtattgtttcattagtatatatgtatgtatgtacgtacataatGTGCGAATATTAACAATTGATAAATTAAGGTAACTATTattataaactataaaaaattaagaattaacATTAACTATCTATAAACCATAAACAAGctttgtaacaaaaaaattataacaataccatttagtacatacatacactctgcgaaattcaattaaaggcgtgtaaatttttcctaaaaatttaaaatattaaataaatatttgctttttacattttcaaaagATGTTTATTTGTAATCTGGAACTTACGTCTTCCAGCATAGATTCACTGAGATAGGTTTCCCAAATGTTCTCGATCGGAAAAAAACTTTCGAATCGCGATTTCCAGTCCAAAAGTTGAATTGTTTCTTTTGAAGCCAGCTTCTGGTAGCGCGAAAGGCATGTATCGCGGCGTTATCTTGCTGAAATACGACGTTTCTGTCTGTGAGGATATCCATAAAGACATTCAGAACTTTGtccaataaatttatatatatttctgaaatCATACGTCCGAAAATTTTGCATATGGGTGTCCTGTTATAATTGAAATCAGCCAACAGTTGAAATCATTAAGCTACCACCTCCGAAGTTTCACTTGGCAGAATAACACTCGGGGCCTCTCAATGCCAATAGTAATTAAATCCATCAAGGCCatctaaattatattatactttttacatccgaaaatattacatttttccaCTCATCTGTCCAAGACATGTgctatttttgcaaattgtagtCTGGCATATTAGTGTGCCTCCTTCAATGCAGGTTTTGTCTTCATTTTTTCCACATTAATCAATTACtgcttgaaaaaatttgttgatcTCGAAGCTTACTGATTGGGAGGTTGAAATCAACCCAGCACCAGTTTATGCTTTTATGACAGGTTTGTGTTATAATTTACATGGGTTTCGCAGCTTTTTATTATCTATATCTTGTTTGAttttataacatctctagaatattgccCCAAATTTTCAAGTTGATATCAGTAATAGTATTGGAGAAACAGCTTAGAAAAGTTGgccgctcgaggtcagctatatggttacttaaaactttaaatgcgctttactcgaaactgtgttttcaaagtcggttgtcaagatttctcgcgaactactcaactgatcttaattaaatgtttctttgagatataatttacaaggtcttgcctcggaggattttttttgttcaattacaactattgaaaaaaagaaatgtcgAGCAAATTTTACCAAAATCATATTGTTGGAAAAAAGCAtgccaaaattccaattttaacttttttttttcctcCGTACAAGCAGGAGTTTATAGTCCTAACTaaaacacatattatatatttttcatttcagatgatCCTGTCAGGAGTTATGCTGACAACGCGGACGCACCTTTTTTTGAGGGGTCACCGGAAATGACGTTACAATGgcggagttttaattttttttgttgaaaatctcAGAAATTATTCTTTGAATGTGTATTTTTAAGAcagaaaaattcaattgaattaattgaaaatagGCCGTTTTTTACCCGACGAAcacatgtaaccccttaatcaTATTATCGATTTCTGAGGCTGAGCGACTCAATGTAGCGACAATTTGCCTGTTAGGCATGCCAGTATCCTTGTAAGAGTGGACTTGGGCGACTTCTGTAGGTACTAGGGTCTTTCCTGTTCCTATTCCAAATTTTCGAGAAAATTAACGCAAAGTAAAACAATAATtcgttgaaaaacaaaaaagaattttaaaataaagtgtaAACAATGTTGATTAATATCACAACTGTCTCGTTGGAAGATGCAAAAGAGACTGTTTTTAATTGAATTGCGCAACAAATCTTACTATTATTTTAAGGaagaaaatttagtttgtaacgtatatatgtataaatgctaatatttaaaagctaatataaaataattactaaaaaattgtaaaaataaagagGAAAAATAGAATCATAAAGAATAATcatgtaaatttgaaaaaatacaatattacatATCCGTCCTGTAAGGTTatagttatttatttctaattccaacaacttaacgctttatTACTCATCCGAATTcacaacttcttacttatatctCATTAActcgtttgtttttatttttgttatttgtatataGGAGAAAGATGTTGCGCCAAGAGCTCTAAAACTATTCGCAATTAatgaatttcattttttttactcTATTCATTCTCCTTTTATACCATTCTAATAGAAATCGATAATATTTGCGATCTAACTAGTGTGTGAGAGTATTAATAAgatatatttcacatatttttatgttagaaAAATCAAATTGTCAAATGCGCAATTTTTAACAGTTTTATGCAAGGGCATCAACCAGCACAAAATCAGACGTGAAAACTGCGAAATGGTGCCAGTATTTATTGCACTATCGAATAATCTGTCTCTCTGAATGAACCAGCACTTCAAAGCAGTATATCAACCTCTACCGTGTTAGCTAAAATTGATGGGGAGCttcttaaagaagattttctgtCCAACCTTCGCCCTGAGCATCCATCCATTCATGAAAAGGATTCTCTTCTCAAGTCCCTCGAAGACATGAGTGCAGAGAAGGTTCCAGAACACATAAGTCGCGAGTATGTAATTACAAGAAATGGATCTATGAACCTAAATCTAAGGCTACAATTTTTTGCAATTGCAcgatttttgaatttcaaaacaaaagtaaaCTAAATTTGTTAATTGTGAGTATATATCCCGAATATTATATCACAAAAAACTtcattaaacatatttaaatttcgcCTGccctttaattttcatttttttatattttttgtagtgttgttgttgtgacggTTACCTAATTCTTATTACGGTGGCAAGACTCTCGTCATGTAAGAGTTTACcttgctacaatatccagaacaaaATTGTGCAAGAGTCACTCTCGATTCTCGAGACAACTCGAGCTTTTTACACCATTCATTGGGtgggagtcgatgaaggtgttgTTGGCTTCACTGTGAATGGCAGTCAGGATTTCTACGAAATAATCTAAGCAGAAATTGCTTGACGAGGGGTGaattgtgttccttaaccgaaAGAATGCATTCTTCATTATGTTGATGTTTGTCAGGATACAGCAGGATTCATTCTGTTATCGTGCGGAGTGCAGCATTTTAGCACATCAGAAGCTAATTTGTCTTCATTTCCCTACATCCACGCGTTCATAGTTAATGACCGGTCGCCTAGTAAGTTGCCAAAAACGTttatttgtcttttccccaGGTGCTCCCAAATAGCGACTTTTTGTTGCAGTTCTGAACTTTGGCAACCATCTCGGTAATATGCGAAGTGAAGGAGCATTTGCTGTCGAGTGTAATGCTTAAAATCTGGTACTTGTTAACAGTCGAAATTTTAGTACCATCGACTGTGATGTTAAGAGCTGGTTTGAACTGCTTCGTTCAGTTtgtgaatatggtcgctgtgaaCTTGGTAccgaaaagaagcgagaaagatcggtgagatagctgtttacttttgaacacatgccatctaATCTCACCCGAAGCTACGCTCATATGTTCGGATCATATTCttttgggcaacatgtaacatGAGGTATGTACATACTAATTATTTCGAGCTCGAAAATtaggaatcagaattgaaaacgataaaaaaaaatgtagtaggcgTCATGAATTTGATGTTAGAAACCGAAAGTGTATCGGTTTTGgatgtcacggaaaccaattttattggttatgttatcaaaaacaaaacaagagaatagtcgctgacagatttgaaatgtaagttgataaattaatttatttcattgttaTGAATTAACTTATCTTTATTCCTATAGAGGGAAACATAagattaaatgaaaacaaaatgccataactattgagtttatggaaaaaatgcaGATATTTTAGCGGATTtaaaaaacgtaatttaacatcATAACAAAGCGCCTTTaatcagtcgataatgtgatataaatccgtaaagtaagcatttaatacatacaagtaaatacaaGCTAAATTTTACTTACGATTCCCCTGGGGCATCTAGTGGGTTACTGTGATCTCTTCCTATTATGGTTTATTAACCAaaagttttgtcacattagtaaacagctgatttgaATATTGGTTAGATTCTGTGAAACCATTGATTGAAATTAGAATTgatttgcaattctgacaactaacCAAGTTTGttttggattccacaacacccctgaatgtGAATGTGTTGTGAAGTATAAGGCCTAGGCCTCCAACAGTATCCGTCCGTGATCTTTCGTATCACGTTGACACCTGCTTAACTCAAAAAACTgggcggctgtttaacttgttTTCTTGGACCCCAGCTTTCCGGCTcatgaatgcaactatctcctcagTCTAACTCTTGAATCCATTGCAGTTAAATTGAGGTATACGAGTTTGTCGCGGATGTCTAGAGGTGATCTTTGGAGTATCGTGTGGGTGGTGGTTGGTGCAGCTTTAGATCTCGCAGGGGCGGTCGCTGGCCGAAACACGTCGGGAAATGACACCAGCTAGTGATATTAGGTCGTATAGTGGTCTGACATACGAAACTATACGGGGAACCAAGTCTTGCGCAACTTCATCCTGGGTATTGTAGGAAATTAAACTCCTATTTATCCAGAATAGACTCTGATATACAAAACACTAATGACTTCTTTGCATGTCCAATAAAACCAACTCACTTAACTCTCCTCTCCTTTTAGTCCAAACTCGcagaaacagctcgtttcctgagTCTACCGCTAGGTGATTTGGATGACAGTTAAGTTATCGATTTTTGCTAAGCAGGGTCTGGATAGGGCTTTTTCGGCAAGTAAATACTGGCATCACTGCGCAGTTTGCACTGCTGATTTAATTCTGACTAATGTCCTTGCATGAAACTGCTAAAAACTGCActagaaaatttgcattttcaaacaaaaatgtgCGTGAtagcaaaaatcgatttttattggAAAGGTACCAAAAGGGATTGAATTGTGTAAAAGAAAAGTAATTTATTAATGGTGTATAGCTTTTAAGTCAAACAGATTATCCCAAAAGTGATAGCTTTAGTGCACTTTACGCAATCTCTCTACTATAtcctttaaacttaaaaaaaaaacatatttaacattaataatataatgataTTTTAGCTAGCACAGTTGGTTTTGGTTGTAATTTTTTCTGCAACTAATTTTCAAATGTTGCAAGGTTTGCTCAATTTTGCGCAACAGCTACGACAGTGATGCCTCTCCGAACTTTTAATTTCGGCAAATATTGGAGCGGAATAAAGGTGTGAGGTATATCAAAGGGGAGTTATGCTACCTAGTTGAACTCCTTGGGGTCCTTTGTTGGACACTCAACTGGATTGGTGGCACAGTGCGCAAACTAGATGAAATTTGCACTAGTGTCGCAGTTGCACATTAGCAGCATGGGGCCACATAAAGTGTGGCCCATTTCCTATGTTTCTTAAGGCCTGAGCAAGTCTTAAGGTGTCTCCATCCATTGCAGGTGTTACACCTAACCGTAGTGGAGTTTGAATGGAGGCTTTTATAGCAAACGCAGAAGAAAATCCTTTGGTCCCGGGTTGAACTCAATGGCAGCACCGTTCAAAAGGATGCAAAGCAAGAAGCCAAGAAGTGTCAGCAGGGCGAATATATGTGGTTAACGCTTTATTACACGACAACTGCAACTATATTTTctgaacattttattaaaacagtCTCACAGGAAGGGACTTATCaaaaatatgtagataagtCCCTTCCTGTGAGACGCGGTTTTATCACTTTATTAACATTATCATATTATTTAGACCACTGGCTCGTCAATTTTTGCCGGTGGCCAATTCCATTGCTTTTGAGGTGCTGGTTTCACCAAAGATTCCCAAGGCTTCCATCCTAACACTTTGCGGGCTAAAATGAGTTCATTCTCAGCTTGTACAATTAGTTCCTCTACTTGTCCACAAGCAATTTCTTTTTCCAAAGCGCTAACGTCTTTGtgctaaaaacataaatatgcatgtaattaaaaaaaaataagaacgaGTATATTTACCATACCGCTTCTACTGCTTTCAGTCTGTTCtggacaactttttcggtaTATTTCCTATATGAAGCATCCTGAGGCATTTTGGTAAGAGCTCGTAATATTTTACCGTAAAGAGCACTCAAAGTGTGATGGGGATTACTTGCCACTACCAAACCTGTCAAACCGGTGGTCTAAAaacataaaagcgaaaaattggACACTGTAATATCATAACTATCTACCTGAAAACGTAAGTCGATGTTCGTTATTACTAATATATCGAAACCATAACTTATTTATAgtacaatacaaaaattttagctATAATCTCTGTTAGTTAAATAGTTTTACGCTTTACACTTAAACTAATTTTCTTATATCTTATAATATTGATTAAGCATGAACATGACGCCTTGAGGTGTTTTTTCTGAGTCTGCTGATCTtggatttttataaatattttctattattataacTTAATGTTGCAGCCAATAGTAGCGAAGTCTACTTAAGTTTGGAACAGCACACCATTCTAACGAACAAGGGCTACTCCTactgaaaatttggaaaaattcaaaatatcagCTCCGAAAATTGCTAATAAAGTAGATGTCGAAATGAGTAAGATATACCACCCAGAAACCGGGATTCATATAAGAATAGCTGTAAATAAGCCGTATATAAGCGCTACAAACATCAAATCCCGTTTAAAATTTGCAATGAGAATGGATTTTGCATTTTAGACTTAATAAATCTCGTTGTTGGATCGATcagggtaatttttttgaagcggtCGAAAGTCCCTAATGCAGAAAGTAGTTCGACGCGAAAGAACTATGAACATACCGATGTTGGATTGACCATCGACTAATAATGTCATGGAGGGTATAACTCACTTTATaacaattactttttttaaactatttgttttCTGTATTTGCAGTTTTatcttttcaattttatttgtttgcatgcAACCGTTTATTGGTACACTTTTTatgattaaataaatgtttaaacacTTTTTAGTGAAGGGTTAGtggatataatattgaataatataagtgtaaaattcataatacatataaaaattacataccttaatttgtaaatttttggacaaaagcgcggctatatgtatatacagtataCAAAATCCATATTCGTACACCACatattttttaccaattttcCATATTCGTACACcacatattttatatcaattttgcagataaaaaaattataatcaaaataaattaaaaacttatatgCCATTTcaagtataaatgtatatattttccaactTATTGAAGAaacttatttttccaaaaatttatcgtatttttaagcatttaaaattttctaaacagcAAAATTCATATTCGTACACTATTTACAgtacaaaaaataactattataataaaatttatattttgttggatATCCCCTTTGTTTTAGAACAGCATATAAGTGGCGTAACGtcgatttcacaaattttttttgtgagttTTAATGTTTatgattaaataaatgtttaaacacTTTTTAGTGAAGGGTTAGtggatataatattgaataatataagtgtaaaattcataatacatataaaaattacataccttaatttgtaaatttttggacaaaagcgcggctatatgtatatacagtataCAAAATCCATATTCGTACACCACatattttttaccaattttcCATATTCGTACACcacatattttatatcaattttgcagataaaaaaattataatcaaaataaattaaaaacttatatgCCATTTcaagtataaatgtatatattttccaactTATTGAAGAaacttatttttccaaaaatatatcgtatttttaagcatttaaaattttctaaacagcAAAATTCATATTCGTACACTATTTACAgtacaaaaaataactattataataaaatttatattttgttggatATCCCCTTTGTTTTAGAACAGCATATAAGTGGCGTAACGtcgatttcacaaattttttttgtgagttTTAATGTTATCTTTTCACATTCTTTTCTTAAAGCTCGTTTTAGGTCCGGAATATTTCCAATAGTATAATTGTTTAGTGAAGTTTTCAAAACAGATCATAAGTTCTCAATTGGGTTTAGGTCTGGGCTCTGAGGAGGCGTTTTCAAGTATTTTGGTCAGTTATAATATCCAAAGTCTTGTATCTAATGGATTATGGTTTGGGTCATTGTCCTGCTTGAAGATGAAACGACCCCCTGAACCCAATTTTTCAGCACTTtggtgtatatttatttttaatatatctatatacttcTTAGCATTCATGATTCCATAAGTAAAGTGCAAATTTCCTATTCCCGAAGCACTGAAACATCCCCAAACCATCACAGGTGAAACACCGTGTTTAAACGTGGGCATAAGAATTTGTTTATGTAAGCTAGTATTTGCCTCCCTCCATATTTTAACTCTTCCATCTGACATCTCAAGTTGATTTTTGACTTATTACTCTTTTCTAAAAGTGATACtccttatttttaaaagtttttgcaaaAAGTATACGTTTTCTTCGATTTATTAAATTGATAAATGGTTTTCTTCTCTGCTCCGAAATCcgatttttttaatgtaatttcgTACAGTGTGTACATTTATATCGAAGTTTGATACAAAAGAGCAGAAAGCTTAACCGCACTTACGGTCACATCTTTTCTGATTTCTcgtagaaattattttatttccctatttaaaaaacatctgtcttgatttctaatatttttattgattcttccgttatttttatatatcttaatAATCGATTGAATAGTGAAACTCCGATTCACAGTTTTTCCGATTAATCGAAGAGACTTTCCATCTTTATGTAAATTTACAACTAAATTTCTCATTTCATTTGTCAACTCACTTGATTTGCGTCCCAGTAGCGAAAAGTAGCAAATTTGATGAAATAGAGAAAACATAAGACACTTCTCATCGAAAATTGACGAATTTCGAAGTAACAGTACAATTCCACGCTGTACGAATACGAATTTTGCTCATAAATTTGGTCATGTTTGCCACAAATTAACTGctgtgttttaaattaaaaaaagttttatgcaTTTAGAAAAGTGCTTCTATTCTTTAATTTATAGCCACATTTTTAAGGAGAATCTGTAAAAGTAGTGATGTACGAATATGGATTTTGCATACTGTATATTTCTAATCTGGAGAACATTCTCTATTCGCCCATACCGGGTTTATCCCCGAATTCAGGGGATGCTATACTTAAgtaaaataccaaaaatgtaGTCATACCAAATATTAGTTAGTTATTTAGCTATAAGCAGTGttttacatttaatataaaatattgtgacgaacacgatGACATAGCAAAATagaatggattaaaaactgaattacaatcacgatTTCGAGAGGCCATTGAagtggaaaacattaatgttgaggaatatgtctatCAATTGGAATTAGAGGATATTAGACTACAACGTAGATAGAAGAAAAGGCAGATATTCAATGCTCCACAAAAACTATAGACATAACCATGATTTTGGTTGCAATGTGTGCCAATGCAGACTTTACCACAAATGTCCCACcggagcaggatgcacgtatgaCAAATAGCACAGGTGTCACCACAAACGACGCAGTTAGAAACGCGGTTGTCAACGCAGTTCGCACGGCTAgctgcacgtatatcagcacaggtgtcgtcacagttagaagagcaggaagcgtgtttATCATCTCAGGTGGCAGAGCAGGATAAAATTAAAGTTGAAACCGATGACTCTTTACAAAAAGATCCAGAATTGCAAGGGGTAATGGGGTAAGTGGAGTGGATATGTACGCATATTAAGGCAGAGCGGAGCAGTTTAAAAAAGCAAAGATGAGCAAATCTCCCGAGTACTTATGATTGTTCTGAAGGTTAGAATTTCTGAAGTCCTCAACGAGCTGTACAACGATCCAAGTGGAAGGCACTTGATAATCACGACGACCTTGGAGAAGTTAAAGAAGCAAAGATTTTCTTGTGTTGGTTGTCGATAACCACTTACGACCAATTGCAACCAAAGGAtggatgaagcagtacaatccGGGTGCACCATTAGAGTAAAATGCCATGAGTGTGGATGATCCATTTCccacaaataaatttgaaaacaaatgtgTTGGTGGTCAAGGACTATTTTACCGAATGGCCAGAAgtatacaaaagttttaatCAACAGCCTGAACCAGTACCAGATGATTCATCAACAAGActgtaacgagattcggtgttcaaTGGAATTACGTTCTGGCCAAGAAAGGAGTTTCGAGTCAGCTTTAATTCAAGAGACGCACCAGAAACTGGGTATCtggaaaacgaaaaaaaattaactccaaTAAGAGAATGACGGCTGAGGAAGTCACGAGCATCTCCGAAAACGAGATGAGATAATACTAAATatgggacgatcagacttagg
The sequence above is drawn from the Bactrocera oleae isolate idBacOlea1 chromosome 5, idBacOlea1, whole genome shotgun sequence genome and encodes:
- the ND-13B gene encoding NADH dehydrogenase [ubiquinone] 1 alpha subcomplex subunit 5 — encoded protein: MATKLTTGLTGLVVASNPHHTLSALYGKILRALTKMPQDASYRKYTEKVVQNRLKAVEAHKDVSALEKEIACGQVEELIVQAENELILARKVLGWKPWESLVKPAPQKQWNWPPAKIDEPVV